ttttttgatatatttaaatGACTTAAAACGACAACTAAGAAggaacaaatgattttttttaattaaaaacctcatatattgaaaaaagtaaaaaacttgAGATCATAAAGGGtcaaatcaaattctttttttttttgaatggaaaaaatatgtatataaagAAGAAATCTCCCAAAAGAatacaaacataaacaaataatgAGTACAAGAATTACTcaagtctttcaaaaaaaagaaaaaagaattaccCAAGtcaagcaataacaaattcaaatGGTCCCTTCCATAGTAAAACAAAAGCGAAAACTAAAACAACACCAAAAGATTATCTAACCTTCTATCAGAATCACCCAATCCCAACCAAATAGAAGGAAGACTAGAAACGAAAATCCACAGTCAACCAACCCATAGACAAATCCGTCACATAACATTATCGGTGTCAACACAAAATGAATTCATTATCCCAGTCATTGAAGAAACAAGCATGACCAAAATATTTTCCTAAAAACCAATCCAAGAGGTGAAGAATTTAACCATTTTCACCAATTGGAGTACCAACGTCTTCTATTCCAAAAAGATGAGAGCATTCCAGAATCTCCACAAGAACCACACAACAAGAAATTACATCTAACCACACTCTGTCTTCATTGCTAAGAGCATGATTAGCTAAAAGGTTGGCTGATTCCAGCATGACGGAAACTAATACAACCATGAGAATTTCTTTTCCCACCACTAAACAAAAGATTGTTTCACATTTCTTCAAATATTTagtgtttaatttattttcaattttctttttgaatacTCGTCTATTTCGAACCATATAgcttgtaatgtattgttcaaaaattcaaattatgtaatatgaaattataaaaaaccgctttgaattataaaattcaaataaaaacctAATTGAGAATTCAGCggtggaaaaagaaattctcTAGAACCATTATTTGATATTTgggccaaacaacttttaaaagCCAAGCCCACAtaacccaaaaaaacaaaaaaaaagtactctTTATCATGAATTCtgcaatattattattatttaatgagtatgataaatcatattttttaaacatatagTTAGAAAATAATGTACTTCGATATCAGATGATAAATTGTTTGAGAGAAATATAGTTTGATTTTTGAGTGAACAATTATTGATCAGATAATACCTATCTCACAAACGAACTCCGAATTACcaacatttattttcttaaaaaccgGAGAGTAAGTATATgatatctaattttttaattatttaatgaataaaaacaaCAAGCTTAACATGTTTAGCCCGCAAGTGAAGTATACTTAATTAACTAATACTAGGTATGAGTTAGCTAGCATCCCTGTCTGTGAATTTGGTGGCATGTACTAGTTGGACGTCGACATAAACAATGATACAGGAACGTAAGAAAGgtgtgtttctttctttcttggtatgttcgtatatatatatatataggcgaAGATAGCTATGTTTTCAAAGTAGCTATATGTTACTTCATCAGctatcttttgttaattgtctTATATGGattcaatcaattaattaattgtcCAACGGGTTTTATAATTTGAATGCGCGTaatgagagttttatttgtctCTGCAGTTGCAGGGGGGCTATGCATACTGACAACAAGAAACTAACAGAATAGAGCATTAGAGACCTACCTAGCTTTGCCTTCTACCATTCTTTCAACAtgataatataattattttttttttttttttgtaagatcTCAACAATAACAATAGGTACAATGCAAGCAACTTAATCActgatcataaaaaaatattttaaaggcCGTCAAGTATTttggaaacaaatattttattaaaagattTTACTAACCATTATCCTTAGGGTAATTGTTAAGGAgttcaaaaatagaaaattttcattaaaaacaacaacctTTTAACTTTCATAAAGTTAAATATTCTACTTTTCAACAATTTCGTCTAATgcagaatttttatatttatctttttaaccaACTCCCTTAGGGCACtgattaacatttttctttattaaataattgacgTATCAAAATTATAACATGGTttagatacatcaattatttaataaatctaaaaaaaaaaaaatttttgtttaaaacagTGACttgaagaaatatatatgtataaatattgcttctaatttgtttttttcttttaaaaaggcCAAAAGAATATGATATAGGAAAATCGGAGTAGAAGACATACTTTAAATCAAATGATGGTAGGTGTTTATAGGTTATGGTCTTTGCAGTGGTGATTTTTTTCGGATGCCATAGAATTTCTTCTTCACATGTGTATTTTATTGTATCAGTGGCTGACATTGGATTTTCTTCCTATTGTCTGATGTTGAGGTTACTTTGTACATCTTGTGATTATTGGCTCTTTATCAATAAAAACATGGAAAGAACATAaaagacaacaaaaacaaataatttaaatgagaTGGTtcacatattttttagtttaataagaGTTTAAGAATTTGATAGAAACGGAATTGCAAAGCCCATAACTCTCTTTTCGTAGCATTTAGAACTTTATATTTGTAAAATGATTTCAAACAACTAGTATATATTGAATTAACGTGTGATGGTTTTACATTTATTAACTCAGAAATTCTAATGAAAATAGGTAATGGAGTATTTATATTTGggaaattttcatattaaaaaaatagggagtgtaataatttttttttttttttttgaggggaaggagtgtaataaattttaatcaaatagtACCTTTTATCCATTATTTTTGTgaatatcaaatttatttttttactaaaaatgatAAGGATCCATCTTTGAACTATTTTTTAGAGGTCCACACATTAGATgcacccttaaaaaaattatattagcaTATGAATAAAGTAATAAACTAAtttatgaattaatgttattcgtattatgttattttaagaGGTAGAACAAGTTGggtcaaacaatattttttttaaagattttgatTACTATATATCTTAGAAGCattttaatgaaatatttattattttaaaattcatttttattaaaaatagtaaatgTTTATATTTGGAAGAATTTTGAATGATTCATATTAGATTGACCCTATATAGGCAGTTACTTTTATGTATTTCTACTTTTTTTAGGAgatgtatatttattttgtatagcCTTTTTACATTTTGAATGCTTAATGTCAAAATTAAGGACATATTAAACTTATATTGCGATTTGcaactaattaaaaattaaaaagagggTGAGGAATATTGAAGATTTAAAACAATGGTGTGCTTTCCccctcaaaaaataattgtgtgCTTGATGAGTTATATTTCAATGACGTAGATGTCAAAGGAGATGATTTGTCTATATTAAGCAATAGCTAGTTGTATGTGCTTCAATTATAAcctatagtatttttttatttaccattattagtataatatatccttttttttttttgagggagtaGTATAGTATAATATATCTAGTGTCAATATGTTCCAATCCAGCAGCTATCTATCTAGCTtacttaaaatttattaattggTGATACATTcgatttgatgttttaaagcaTGACTTTGTCTTGAccttaaatattattaattatattcaCCCCCCCTATTTAATAACGAATTATATTTATCTCCAATTTCATCCCCCACCCCATTACCAATATCTATCTATCTTTCTATCTTAAATGTCAGTGACAGTACCATGGCTACAGATATTGGCCTTCTTTCCAATATGACTCAGAtccaaaaatcatcacaatcacaaTCTCAACAACACCAACCAAACCCTAATTCCAACACCACTACACCCCCCtcaccatcttcatcaacttgGATGTGGAACCCTAAACAACACCAAGaacaagaagatgaagattcatggGAGGTAAGGGCTTTTGCTGAAGACACAAGGAATATTATGAACACAACATGGCCACCAAGGTCCTACACCTGTACCTTTTGCAGAAGAGAGTTCCGGTCAGCTCAAGCTCTTGGTGGTCACATGAATGTTCACCGCCGCGACCGTGCTCGTCTCCATCAAACCCAACCACCGTTAAATTCTTCTCATCCTTCATCACCATTCATAAATATTCCTCCACAAGACCTTGTTGCTAATGCTGGATTGTGCCTTCTTTACCATTTACCAAACCCTAATAATAATGCTTTTGCTTCCTTCAATAGTTCTAGTCCTAATGGAGAATCTCCTTCTACTTTTCTctcaatctcatcatcaacatcttatCCTCCAAATAATTTGATGATGCAAATGCAAGCTTGTtctccatcttttaattttcaagTGGATAATTCAGCTAGGTTGATCAACAATAgcatttcttctttttctagcAAAGTGGACCAGCAACATGCTACTTGCACCTCCATTGATGATAATGGTCATGAAATTGAAGAGCTTGATCTTGAGCTCCGTTTAGGGAACAAGCCAACACCAACTTGAAAAGGCATAGatagatatttatatttgaagtttgaaccaTATATGGTGGTTAATTGATTTTAGTGTATGTGAAGAAAATTTAAATTCTAAATTCCAACAAGTACTTTTAAATGAATTATTTGCTCGATCTCTCTTTTTCAGTGTGTGGAGAAGAAAGTGTACTGtaatttgttgatgattgaGACACCATGTCCAGCTTTTACATAGCTGAAATTGATAGGACTATGggatttattttttggttgggGCTCTAGGgattaatttcaataaaatttcaataatttattgtttctttgggttgattgattttattaatatgatgagtgtttaattgttttgtaaCTATGAAGGTGAACAAGAAGGAGCAATTAGTTATTCATTTGGGAAGGGAATGGgaaaggaggaggaggagagaaagaagaggatttttcaaagaaaaattaaaatgtaagtTGGTAtatcactatttttttaaagatatttcaAGTAGAAACTAATGATGAAAAAAGATTAGGGTTTTGAATAAGACACTGAAAAAGGTTGCAGTGAAGTGTCATTTTCTGTTTTAGTGTTGTGTCTAagtacacacacatatatatatcatatatgtttcTGGGCATAAATTTCCGTGGGgattattattttcaactttttgtctgaataaataaataaatggaagtaataattatatttactgTTCACACCCTTTTTTACACAAAACTACAAATATGCCCCGTTTTTTGTTTTAGTACTTGCTTATTTTGGCTTAGTATTTCTATTTTTGACGATATTCGGTTCAGTATGTTTCTTATTTTGTTGCTGTATTTGTGTGTGCATAGCTGTGAAAACTACAAACATTAATATTGACGTGTATAAGTCATAAATTTTTAGTGCAGAAGTGCATTGGCAAAcacatttacataaaaaatttgaGTTCAACATACCCTTCGTATTCAAATCCATCGATGTTATTTATGACTTTGGAATATATGATAGCAAAGTATAGGAAGAGATAAGTACGCTGGCCTTTGGActataaaaatgatataaaagaaatgtttatttctactacaagagttaaaaaaaaatcaccatagAAACAGTATAAGATGTGTTCATTTATTAATTCATCTACTAAATAAATTGTTGCAGTCATATATCATCTTGGaggttaatttagttttttggaGCGGATCTTTGAAGTTAATTAAgttcattttctctttcttggTTTATAGGATAGATAGTGAAATTGAAGACAATTCACTTCTCGCTATCtcttgattaatttattttttggctgCCTTTAATCTAATTTACTCGAAGTATTTATCACTATGCTTTTAATATAgtcatcaaaatatatattataaaggTACATGTATAAAATAAGTTCATAGGGAGATCATGGTATTATGTAAGGGAGATCCAGTATTTATCACCTTTTTTGACGAGCTTCATACCTATAAAATGAAGTTCATAACTTATAAATAATTGTGTACAACATGTATAATAAACCGAGCAATAGAAAATGTTAGAAAaggtaaaaatatttgtttctaaTTCTACCATTTAGTGTTGGAGActccaaatttatattttaagataCATGATTCAGAAATTTTTCGTAGCGTagacaacatatatatatatatatatatatatatatatatatatatatatataaatttgtatcaataaatatatataaaaaattgaatagtcGTTTAATCTTTCATCTTTCATGTGATTTTACGTTAGAttcttaataatatttataacaaagaaagacacaaagacGAAAAATAGACTTTTAGTGTCTTAATATCAATACATTTGTTTTTAGTGTGTGAACCATAATCAAATTAAAGTTTATCCTCTTCTTAGGTTTAATTTAATCTTTGAGTAAGTCaagtattaaataattttttaaaaataaaataaagtgagGGCCATGACACTCATAACCCCACACTCGAGGCCGTCCATGATTGCATCTAATGGATCTCTTGAAAAGGGTTCAAAGATGAACATCTATcacttttaataaattttaatattccctccattttaaaatgagtgtcgctttagccaattgcacatatgttaaggaatgaaataaagtagttaaatgtcataacaattttactaaaataaccttacttaaaaaagacaaacttaaagttgcattgaaaattgtgtgaaagAGAAAAGTTtgagtatttattgagggtaaagttggaagaaaaaaattaaagttgcattgaaaatgtaaagcaacattcattttgaaacaatttttttttgctaaagcgacattcattttaaaatggagggagtaaaatATTACAAGTCatcctatttttttattattaaaaattcacTACTTTACTAAAAATTGTAAGGATCAACCTTTGAATTCTTTTTAAGAAATCCATATTTTATTCTGTTTCTGATTAGTCCTGCattatgtcaattttttataatagtacACACAATACTatttacaaaatcaaatgaaaagaaaaataaaagaaaagaaagaagaaacaacAACACCAAAAGAGAAATATTTGATTGGTCACAACttcaaataaaaagtatttgGACAAACATATACACACAAAATAACACATCATTTCTCCTACATTTTCACTTATTTGAATATGTTCCTAAATAAAAAGTTTAACCTGAGATTCATTTCTTAAGGtgaaaaaaaacagagaataaATAGAATTAAAGACCATATATATACCACACTTGAGATGCAAAGTCACAGGGTAATAAAAAGACAGTGCGGTGATTCGAGAATAATTTGAACGATCTACATCGAGAATAATTCGACAACAAATACTTTTTCGAGTACATATCTTATCTAAAAGAAATTGTGAAGAATGCAATTACTTTCGAAGGAGTTCAACTCTTCCAAACTTGCAACATGATCTATATGTCAGTTTTAGGTAAAGACTCCATCGAAGGCAATCTAACTGCAAGAAATTCATATGTTGAACTAACATAAATCCAACTAAAGAAGAGTCGTTCCAACAAGACCAAATATCCGCTAGCAAGATAAGATAACACTAccaaatggtaaaaaaaaaaaaaaaaaaaaaaatcatgttagcTAGGTGTTCTTGCTCCCAAAACCACCTCACCTTCCCAGTGAGCTTTAATTCACACCATTACATTTGTTATTAGGCTTAATT
Above is a genomic segment from Medicago truncatula cultivar Jemalong A17 chromosome 5, MtrunA17r5.0-ANR, whole genome shotgun sequence containing:
- the LOC11424807 gene encoding transcriptional regulator SUPERMAN, with the protein product MATDIGLLSNMTQIQKSSQSQSQQHQPNPNSNTTTPPSPSSSTWMWNPKQHQEQEDEDSWEVRAFAEDTRNIMNTTWPPRSYTCTFCRREFRSAQALGGHMNVHRRDRARLHQTQPPLNSSHPSSPFINIPPQDLVANAGLCLLYHLPNPNNNAFASFNSSSPNGESPSTFLSISSSTSYPPNNLMMQMQACSPSFNFQVDNSARLINNSISSFSSKVDQQHATCTSIDDNGHEIEELDLELRLGNKPTPT